One window of the Camelina sativa cultivar DH55 chromosome 1, Cs, whole genome shotgun sequence genome contains the following:
- the LOC104793068 gene encoding uncharacterized protein LOC104793068 — translation MESSSSLSKTPSFRRSNSKKIDYLYEVEYVSDDSKVPITQLPLLNPYKAFTKPNSTFPKVIRQVFVPNKHNAKELVLASPIEHHLIPATETEQMIPLRINEGMIHHWRTQGYTHLHYGAIRLALTLHGRKGLPVVARVALLDTRYKEYQHACIATIQTTLNAGTVFVTLFPNFNVALEDPQIYQNMQIQLQITGAPQIGNTYAATLHHQMAYRVQNHAMDLSLPRDTEDALLIQLESQHSPSCIHIPRQIPRDELVKLLPESWVTNYEKLHDRSTPIQSVDSSIHRRKDGAVEIAFKQQEEKSRPTAFCTEINIITPSKEAQTLENHPRLDGVLISSFDSLGDPIYSFQDEKGHKFFDVCDCQHCQMNSSDDDDTPRRRRKKKTTQQTLKERFESGDTQVGLLGEPSGKNFEYYVLYSGGSTPTTPDKEEVQLSYMFGPPSQQDSPFPSKEFEENNIKHSWKIRNPNVKNPDGSVKQISAAEATLNWQSENATTQNYLLSQIDKKVTIMDISIKELTKKITSLHQELLHLATTVSINSPLMSQKESELKSLKAQLNSLQNQPKTQPPMPYDLFTPYPIYTPPYTAQTQPLSFSQDPSIFGASSFLPTKVVYEQQSTKKKKPIEKRTGKKAILEPPKPLTETSKSQDQPETSKAQFMVERANPITVFLKKVVKREKSFSQESMMKKTPIKD, via the coding sequence ATGGaaagttcatcttctttgtctaaaaCTCCCTCTTTTCGACGATCAAATTCTAAAAAGATTGATTACTTATATGAAGTAGAGTATGTGAGTGATGATAGCAAAGTTCCTATTACCCAACTCCCATTACTTAATCCTTACAAAGCTTTCACTaaaccaaattccacttttCCAAAAGTCATCCGTCAAGTGTTTGTCCCTAACAAACATAATGCAAAGGAGCTCGTTCTAGCATCTCCGATAGAACATCATCTCATTCCAGcgacagaaacagaacaaatgaTTCCTCTTAGAATCAACGAAGGCATGATACATCATTGGCGAACTCAAGGATATACCCATCTTCATTATGGAGCGATACGTTTGGCGCTAACACTCCATGGCAGAAAAGGCTTACCAGTTGTAGCACGGGTAGCTCTCCTCGACACCCGATACAAGGAATACCAACATGCTTGTATTGCAACTATCCAGACAACACTAAACGCTGGCACTGTTTTCGTCACCCTCTTCCCAAATTTCAACGTGGCATTGGAAGACCCTCAAATATATCAGAACATGCAAATCCAGCTGCAAATCACAGGAGCTCCACAAATTGGAAACACGTATGCAGCAACGCTTCACCATCAAATGGCGTATAGAGTCCAAAATCATGCAATGGACTTAAGTCTCCCTAGAGACACTGAAGATGCGCTACTCATACAATTGGAATCCCAGCATAGCCCGTCGTGCATCCATATTCCTAGACAGATTCCTAGAGATGAGCTTGTCAAGTTGCTTCCAGAATCATGGGTTACCAATTACGAAAAGCTCCATGACCGTAGCACCCCAATACAATCGGTGGACTCTTCTATTCATAGGAGAAAAGATGGAGCTGTAGAGATTGCTtttaagcaacaagaagaaaagtcaaGACCAACGGCTTTCTGCacagaaatcaatataattacTCCTTCTAAAGAAGCTCAAACTTTGGAAAACCATCCACGTTTAGATGGTGTTCTAATCTCATCTTTTGATTCGCTAGGAGATCCCATTTACTCTTTTCAAGATGAAAAGGGCCACAAATTCTTTGATGTTTGTGATTGCCAACACTGCCAGATGAAtagttctgatgatgatgacacccCAAGGcgaaggagaaaaaagaaaactacacaaCAAACCCTCAAAGAACGATTTGAGTCTGGAGACACACAAGTTGGCCTTCTCGGAGAACCAAGTGGCAAGAATTTTGAATACTATGTATTGTATTCAGGTGGCTCAACTCCCACAACACCTGACAAAGAAGAGGTACAACTAAGTTACATGTTCGGACCCCCATCACAGCAGGATTCACCATTTCCATCCAAagagtttgaagaaaacaatataaaacactCATGGAAAATCCGGAATCCAAATGTTAAGAACCCAGATGGCTCAGTAAAGCAGATCAGCGCCGCAGAAGCAACTTTGAACTGGCAGTCGGAGAACGCCACAACCCAAAACTATCTCCTAAGCCAGATTGACAAAAAGGTAACCATCATGGACATTTCCATAAAAGAACTCACCAAAAAGATAACCTCTCTCCACCAAGAACTTCTCCACCTTGCAACTACTGTCTCCATAAACTCTCCCCTCATGTCCCAAAAAGAGTCTGAGCTAAAGTCCCTTAAAGCTCAGCTAAACTCCTTACAAAACCAACCCAAAACCCAACCTCCAATGCCATATGATCTTTTCACACCATACCCCATCTACACACCACCTTACACAGCCCAAACACAAcctttatctttttctcaagACCCAAGTATTTTCGGAGCATCCTCCTTCTTACCAACAAAAGTTGTTTATGAACAACagtctaccaaaaagaaaaagccaatAGAAAAAAGAACAGGGAAGAAAGCCATACTTGAACCACCCAAACCTTTGACCGAGACATCAAAATCTCAAGATCAACCCGAAACCAGCAAAGCGCAA